The Streptomyces sp. NBC_01363 region GCACCGGCCGGATCGGCCGGTGCACCGAGTGTCCGTCAAGATGCTCCGGCGGACCGAGTGTCCGTCAGGACGCTCCGGCGGACCGAGTGTCCGTCAGGACGCTCCGGCGGACCGAGTGTCCGTCAGGACGCTCCGGCGGACCGAGTGTCCGTCAGGACGCTCCGGCGGACCGAGTGTCCGTCAGGACGCTCCGGCGGACCGAGTGTCCGTCAGGACGCTCCGGCGGACCGAGTGTCCGTCAGGACGCTCCGGCGGACCAGTGGTCGGAGCGCACATTGGGGCTCGGGAGCGGATAGACGCCCTTGTAGGCCGGCCCGTTCGGCTTGGACTCGGAGTCGGCGACCTTCGACTCCTTCACGCAGGGGCTGTCCGCCTCGAAGAAGGCCTGCCCCTTGGCGCGAACGCTCACGCTGATGCCGAATCCGTCCTTCGTCACCGCGTAGACCGCCGGGAACTCCGTGTCGTTGTTCTTCGCCTTGATGCGGTAGTCGCTCGTGCGCCAGAACTTCTCGACCTGGTCCAGGAAGCTCTGCCTGCGGTCCGCGGACACGATGGTCATGACGGTGCGCCTGCGCGTCACATCACAACTGCCCTTGGTCGTCGGGCCGTGGGCCCACTGCACCTCGGGGTCGATCTCCTTCAGCACGGCGTCGAGCATGCTGTCGGCCCGGTCGGCAGCCTCCTGCATGTCCATGCTGCTCCCCTTGGTGCCCGTGGTGCTCTTGGTGGCCGTGGTGCTCGTGTTCGCACCCGACTGCGCATTCTCGCTGCCGCAGGCGGACAACGTGAAGCCGACAGCCAGAGCCACCGCAATGATCTGGAACCTTCGACTCATCGCTGTTCCTCCATCTTGAGCCGGTCGGAGTGTCCCGACACGATAAGAGCGATGCTGTCGGCGGACATGGCGTCCCGTACCGGGTTGAAGTAGTTCGAGTGTGCATCGAAGCTCAGACCGTCACCGCTGATCAGCGGCTGGCCGGGGGCCACCGGGAACCGCCTGGCACCGAAGGCCTTGCTCGCCGGGTCCTTGCCGAACCAGAGGTCGTCGTCGCCCGGGTCGGCCAGGTCCCCCGCGGCGTACGCACCGGCCGGACCGCCCAGGATCATCCCGATCCCACCCACGACGACCTGCGTCTTGGAGGGGAGCTTGGTCACCGGGTCGTTGGCCGCGGCGCCGACGAAGACGTGTCCGGCACCGACTCCGAGGTCCACGGCACGGTCCACGCCCACCCCGGGGCTGCCGACCAGGATGATGTCGTCCACCCCCGGAATCCCGCCGAGGTGCTTGGCCGCGGCACCGACGGTGCGGGAACCGTAGGAGTGCCCGATGGCCGTGATGTGCGGGTCCTTGTTCTGGTTGGTGGCCGAGATGCCGCTCATGAAGTCGTTGTACGCCACGCCGCCCTTCTCCGCCCGGCCGGTGCCCGCGACCGCCAGGCTCGACAGCCCGTCCGGCGTCTGCGGTGCGTCGTATCCGAGCCAGACGATCGCCGCGCTGGACGGGTCGTAGCCCTGGGCGCCGATCGCCGTGTCACGGGCGCGCTTGAGGTCGTTCTTCGCGAATTCCTCGTCGAGGGAGGTGTTCAGTCCCGGCACGTAGGCCGACACGTTCTTCGAGGTGTCGGGGTTCCCGTACGAGACGATCGCCCGCCCGTTGCCCTCGTCGCTGATGCCGATGAGGTACATCGGGGGCTGACTGCCCTCCTTCAGCTGGCGGTCGATCTCCCGCAGCCCGGCCAGCTTCTCCTTCGACGCCTTGTCGCTCTGACCCTCCAGCTTCGAGATCAGATCCGGCAGGTTCCGGCGGTTGGCCGTGTCCCGGTCCGCCACCGGAATCCCGTCGAGGCCGCCGATCTGATCCGGGGAGAGCTCCAGGTACCGATCGCGCTGCTGCTGCGTCAGCCCCTTCCACCAGGCCTCGCGGCCGGCCGGGCTGGAGCCGCGTGGGATGCGGTCGTTGAGGTACTGCCGCTCCCCGTCCCGCACCGCCGACTCGACGCGCGTACCGGACCCGGGCAGCCCGGTGAGCGCGCCGCCCCCGCCGGAACCCTTGGCCACGTCCCAGGCAGCGGCCACGTACTGGCCCTTGTCCCACTTGCCGCCCGCCTTGTTCGCGACCTGTGCGTACTGGTCGACAACGCCCTTGGCGGTGTCGCCGGGGTGCGCGATCGTGTCGATGGCCCCGGTGACGTCGCCCAGCAGCCCGTCGTCGCCCACGATGCCGGTGAGGAAGTTGCCGTCCGAGCCGCCCTTGGTGCCCGGGACCGGGGTTTGTCTACCCGCGTTGACCTCTGTAGAAGAACCGCCGGTTCCATCCGAACCACCGGCCCCACTGGTCCCATCGGAACCGCCAGCACCACCGGAGCCGCCAGAACCACCCGAGGCTCCGGCCCCACCGGCCCCGCTGCCGCCGGAGCCACTGCCACCGGAGCCGCTGCCGCGGGTCGAGTCCGACCCGCCGGAGCCCGTTCCACCGGTCACGGTCGCGCCTTCGGACCCGGCGCCGGAACTGGTGCCGTCACCGCTGCCGTTCCCGTTGCCGTTGCCATTCCCATTGCTCCCGCCGCCGGCGACGGCACCGGGGGGCGGGCAGGCACTGCCGGTCAGCTGGCAGATGGCGTTCCGGAGCTGGCCGGACACCTGCCCGCCGATCCCCGTGGCCACGAGCCCGCCGATGAGGGCCACGACCACGAGGATCATGCCCAGGTACTCCATCGCGGTCTGACCGTTGTCGCGACGCGACTTGATCATCCGCACGATGCTGAACGGCCGGTGCTCGACGCGCTCTTCGGGTGCGAGCCGGAACCATGCGCGCGACCGGGGCCGGCACAGCAGGACGAGGACGACGACGGGCATCACCAGTTGCGTCACGCCCCGGCTGTTGTCCGCGTCGTTCAGCGTCGCCAGCGCACCGAGCGTGAGCCAGGCGTGCACGGCCAGGAGCCCGCGCCAGACCCAGACGCCACCGCTGCGCAGGTACAGCGACAGCCCGAACCCGATGATGCCGGGCAGCGCCGCGTACAGCACCATGCCCAACAGCCGACCGTCCACCGCATCGACGGACGAGGCCACGAGCAGTACGTCGAACGTCCCCACGACCGTGAGGACGAAGAGCAATCGGACGAGAATCAGTACCGCCTGCAAGGGGCGTGACAATGGCTGCCTGCCCGGAGGGACCTCGGTGGTGCTCACGTCAGCACCACCCGGTACCGCTAGTTCTCGTATGCCAGACACGGCGAGTCTCCCCAGCTTTGTGAGTGGGCGCAGCGACAGTTCCCCCCGGTATCCGTATGCGACCACAACAACGCAGGGCCCGGCATGGGCCCCAGGGCCCAATGCCGGACTCAATGTTCGGGCACCCGCCCAGCCTTCCCCTTTCCCCCACCGACCGTGCCGTTACGGGTCATTGGGTGCGGTGACGGGGCGTCAGAGAGCTCCGGCGGACCAGAAGTCCGAGTGGACGTTGGGGCGGGGAAGGGGGTAGACGCCCTCATAGCCGGGGCCGTTCGGCAGCGTGGTGGATTCCGCAACCTCCGACTCCTCCACGCAGGGGCTGTCCACCTCGAAGAAGGCCTGGCCTGCGCCGCCGATGCTGAGACTGACTCCGAAGCCATCTTTCGTCTGCGCATAGATCGCCGGAACATTCACATTCTTGTTAACAGCCTTGATCCTGTACCCACTCCGGCGCCAGAAGCGGTCCACAACGCCAAGAAAGTTCCCTCTTCGACCTTCGGATACAACAGTCATGACGACACGCATGCGAGAAACATCGCAGCTACCCGTACTGGTAGGCCCGTGCGCCCACTGGACTTCCGGCTTGATCTCTCCCAGTGCGGCATCAAGAATCTGATCAGCGCGATTCGCCGCATCCTGCATGTTCATATCCTCACGCCCTCCCGGACTTGGCGATGTAAATCTCTCTGTACAACCAGACAGCACCGAAGACAACACCATCACTACGACAAGAGCGGGAAGCTGAGACCTCACCGAAGCCCCTCCATCTCGATATCGCGAGACCTCCCCGCAGTGATCAACGCAATACTGTCTGCGGACACGGAGTCCTTCTTCGGA contains the following coding sequences:
- a CDS encoding alpha/beta hydrolase, whose amino-acid sequence is MSRPLQAVLILVRLLFVLTVVGTFDVLLVASSVDAVDGRLLGMVLYAALPGIIGFGLSLYLRSGGVWVWRGLLAVHAWLTLGALATLNDADNSRGVTQLVMPVVVLVLLCRPRSRAWFRLAPEERVEHRPFSIVRMIKSRRDNGQTAMEYLGMILVVVALIGGLVATGIGGQVSGQLRNAICQLTGSACPPPGAVAGGGSNGNGNGNGNGSGDGTSSGAGSEGATVTGGTGSGGSDSTRGSGSGGSGSGGSGAGGAGASGGSGGSGGAGGSDGTSGAGGSDGTGGSSTEVNAGRQTPVPGTKGGSDGNFLTGIVGDDGLLGDVTGAIDTIAHPGDTAKGVVDQYAQVANKAGGKWDKGQYVAAAWDVAKGSGGGGALTGLPGSGTRVESAVRDGERQYLNDRIPRGSSPAGREAWWKGLTQQQRDRYLELSPDQIGGLDGIPVADRDTANRRNLPDLISKLEGQSDKASKEKLAGLREIDRQLKEGSQPPMYLIGISDEGNGRAIVSYGNPDTSKNVSAYVPGLNTSLDEEFAKNDLKRARDTAIGAQGYDPSSAAIVWLGYDAPQTPDGLSSLAVAGTGRAEKGGVAYNDFMSGISATNQNKDPHITAIGHSYGSRTVGAAAKHLGGIPGVDDIILVGSPGVGVDRAVDLGVGAGHVFVGAAANDPVTKLPSKTQVVVGGIGMILGGPAGAYAAGDLADPGDDDLWFGKDPASKAFGARRFPVAPGQPLISGDGLSFDAHSNYFNPVRDAMSADSIALIVSGHSDRLKMEEQR